The Scyliorhinus torazame isolate Kashiwa2021f chromosome 10, sScyTor2.1, whole genome shotgun sequence genome contains a region encoding:
- the LOC140430704 gene encoding chymotrypsinogen 2-like, with product MAFLWLLSCFAFIGASYGCGSPAISPVVTGYARIVNGEEAVPGSWPWQVSLQSDSGWHFCGGSLINDNWVVTAAHCGVSTADFVIVGAHDKSSKMELSQKSMSIAKVITHPKWSSFTINYDVSVVKLASPVQFSRQVTPVCLAATADNYSAGMMCVTTGWGRTRAYPPQRPNNLQQAALPLLTNAECKQYWGNKITDIMICAGASGASSCMGDSGGPLVCQKNNAWNLVGIVSWGSGSCSTSRPGVYARVTELRGWIDETIAAN from the exons ATGGCATTCCTTTGGCTTCTCTCCTGCTTTGCCTTCATTGGTGCCAGTTACG GCTGTGGCTCTCCAGCCATTTCTCCTGTTGTCACGGGCTATGCTCGAATTGTCAATGGTGAAGAGGCTGTTCCAGGATCCTGGCCCTGGCAGGTCTCCTTACAG TCCGACTCTGGCTGGCATTTCTGTGGGGGCTCTTTGATCAACGACAACTGGGTTGTCACTGCTGCCCATTGTGGTGTGAG TACTGCAGACTTCGTTATTGTTGGCGCCCATGACAAAAGTTCAAAAATGGAATTGAGCCAGAAATCCATGTCCATTGCCAAG GTCATTACACATCCCAAGTGGAGCTCTTTCACCATTAACTATGATGTTTCTGTGGTGAAGCTTGCATCCCCTGTTCAATTCAGTAGACAAGTCACCCCTGTTTGTCTTGCTGCCACAGCTGATAACTACTCCGCTGGCATGATGTGCGTCACGACAGGATGGGGAAGGACCCGTGCATACC CTCCTCAGCGTCCTAACAACCTTCAACAAGCAGCCCTCCCTCTTCTTACCAATGCTGAATGTAAGCAGTACTGGGGTAACAAGATCACCGACATCATGATCTGTGCTGGTGCCTCCGGCGCGTCCTCGTGCATG GGTGACTCTGGTGGCCCTCTTGTCTGTCAGAAGAACAATGCCTGGAATCTGGTTGGCATTGTTTCTTGGGGCAGtggctcctgctccacctccaggCCCGGGGTCTACGCCCGTGTGACTGAACTCCGAGGTTGGATTGATGAGACCATCGCTGCTAACTGA